The sequence below is a genomic window from Babesia bigemina genome assembly Bbig001, chromosome : II.
GAAGATGATAACCACGATTGGGAAAGTTTCCTGTGGCTCGCAGAGGTGGATTGGTTCTGCTGTTTAAACCGACATATCGTCAGCGACTGGCCGCCTGTTTACGTCGTTGCTTTCTACTTCATCCTAGCCAATTTACACGATATGCATCTCACGCAGATCCGGGAGTACGCACTCGTAAAGTCACCGGTGTTTTCTTCCTTTTTCTCATCGCCCCTGACTGGCTCGGTCGGAGAACATCACGTTGATGGCGAACCACAAGGGCCTGAGAATGAGCACTTCAACAGCGCTTTGGCCAAAGAATCAGGAATCGCATGCCTTCTGGATAGCCAAAATCACATTTTGAATGCGACTCAAAAGCAAATAATCACGgccatgctggcgaatGCGAATGATGTTGAACTCCCCAAGAGGCTGAAATTCCACATTTACGTCGGACGTGAGGACGGACGGTCACACATAGTCatgtgcagctgctgcgcctaTCAACTTGCCAATGTGTTCGTCAAAATACTGGAAAACGTCGACCGATACCGCCGCAACCCAGAGCCGAGAATAGCGCGACGCAGTAAGATGTCGTCCATGGTCAGTCGGATCGTCCAACAGATTCCACCGCTAGAATACGAACAAAGAATGTCAGTGTTGCCTCCGTCGCAAAGTGAAGTATGGGACGCAAAGCTTCTGTTCACTGCGGGCACAATCCACCACCGTTCGCCCAAAGTAAAGTACCGAAGGATAATTGTCTCCACCGCAGCCATGCTGCTGTACGTGCTGATGCCGCACGCCTACGCCATGACGCACCTGCGACGTATCATCCGGTCCGCCGATCACGATTCTCTGATTGCGCTATCCTCCATCATTGACGGGCTGCTCCTCAGCTTCCCGAAGGAGAGTGATGTGTGGAGTATCAAGCTGTACTTGGTAAGGGAGTTTCTGAAACGTTTGAAAATGAAGGGTGCTGACCTGATGCATGgcgtggagaagctgctcGGCAGTGACTGCATGGGCGTAGAAGGTTTACTGCTTAAGATCACCAAGAAAACCAAAATGAACGGGCGTTTGGCCTGGTTCGTCAGGAATCTCCACCATAACGTGCGGACAATGGCGGCACGCAATCTACCAGTCAAAGTGAAGAGTCGCGTCATGGAACAAATGGAGCAGTACTTCATCAGACTCTGCTCCACGCTGCTTGTTGCTGACGAGGGCTATCAGGGCATTTTCTACATCTATTACAATCTCGTGCGCGACAACCCGAAAAAGCTGAGAACGCTGCGCGCCATTTGTGAGCGGGCTGACAGGAACGAGTCGTGGGAGGCAAACGTCGAGATATTGAACAAGGGAGCGGAGCGCAATGCGCTCTCCGCGCAGCGCAGTGTATGATTAAAATGACAGCCGAATTCACGTTTAAAAAACGGTCTACGTAGGTACAGATATGTGAATGACAGCTTCGCCGGCTTGTTACGACACTGTAGGATCGtgcgagcgatgtagacacTCATCCACGCTGCCACGGACTGCCCATGACCCACAATGACGCCAACAAAACGTACATAACAACCAATGTAAAGAGTACCTACAACTATTATAATATCAATGTTACCATACGTAGACAACACCTGTCAATGAACGAGCCtacggcccaccgggaaatAGGCGCGTTGCCCGCGGCGGGCGCTTCCGGCATCACATTGCCGGAACTGTCAAATACGGTTGAGCGACACGATACTTTCGTCAGGTGTGGCTGAGGGCGATCGGGCGAGTTCcggccgcagcagctggcgcaGTTGAGAGCTTACGGACAGCAGTGCTCCGCCAATGCGGGGACTGGGAATGTACATCGTTCCTCCACGCCCATCAAAGGGGAATTGCGTTCTCAATTGATGCCACCGGTAAGCGCAGCTctctacgtcgccgccATGCGCCTCCTGTGCTCGTAGAGGGCAGAAGCACAGCGCCGCGCAGTGCGATGCAGCTGAACACAATGTGAAGCACGACTGTCCACCAGTTCGGCCAACTCGATGTAGAGCTTCTGCAGGCGAATGGTGAGCAGGTAGATTTTTTCGCACAGCAGCAACTTCCGCTGCAGGTGCACCTTGACGGCCTGACGCTTCTTAACATTCAACGCGCTGAACCGCGATTGCACGCGCAGCTCGAACAGCAACGCCTGCATCTTGTCCTCAGTCAGCTTCTTCGCGTGGTACTTGTCCGTTATCTCGCGCCGGAGCTCTTTGATCCGCTCCAAGTAGTCTCGCACCTTCTCTCGAAATGACGCTTCGCTGCTGAGTGAACCGGCGCAGTCAGCGCTCGAATACGCCGGCGCCGAGCCGTCCTTGTTGTAGAACATAAGGACGAAGTTGTCCACAATGGGCGCCTTCCTAGGACCGGACGACGGACGGCGCGTCCGCGCGGCGCCCGGCTCGTCAGCCATCGGTGACGACCGACCGGTTAGTAAACTATCCACAGTTGCACATCACCGAGTTTGCGCGTCTAATTGGTCTGGAAGGTAGCGGGAATCCGAGGCAGGACAGTCggggctgcggcggcgctgagcCCACCGCGCGTTAGCGCTAGACTGGAAGGTGTAGCTCGAACGCGCGCCAGTCGCTGAATCGAATGAACTGATAAAcaggggcgatgttgccGTGGTTAGCCGCACGGCGCGCGCAGGGCGGCGCTGATGTATTGCGGAGTGGCGAAACTCCGGCACATACTGCTCTTTAAATCGGTGCTGGGATGCCTGTTGCCAAAAGCAATAGAAGCCTTCGCTGTGCACACTAACACGCCCCTAGCCCCGTCATATGGCTACACGATGGCTGCGAGCCCATCGTTGTCTGAAGGGGACGCCAGGATGCGCAGCGAGTTGCCGGCCGCCGTTGCCGCCGACCCGCGGCCGTGGTTGCAGGGGGAGGCGCGAAGAGGAGCCAAACACCAACGACCCCTAGTACAAATAGCGCCAATGCTGGATGTGACGTATTTCGAATTCAGGTATACCAAGTGGCTGACCTTAATAAATCTGACAGGCAGTTCATGCGCCTCATCACCAAGCGAGCGCAGCTGTGGTCGGAGATGATGCCGGACATGACGGTGATACACGGCGAGCGGAAGACGGTGGACGACATGCTCCATTGTGGCGCAAACGAGCCTCCCGTGGTCCTGCAGCTGGGGGGGAACAACGCTGAGACCCTCAAGGAGGCCGCCGCAATCGCAGTGCCGTACGGGTACGACGAGGTTAACCTCAACGCAGGCTGCCCCTCCGCGAGGGTGTCAGGAAAGGGGTGCTTCGGGGCGGCGTTGATGAACGACgcccgcctggtgagggacATACTCTGCGAACTCAGGAAGGCTGTCACCGTTCCAGTCACGGTGAAGCACAGACTGGGAGTGGATCACAAGGACAGCTACGAGTTCCTGCGCGAATTCGTAACTACGGTCGCGGAGTCGGGGTGCGACCACTTCATAGTGCACGCAAGGAAGGCGTGGCTTAACGGGATCAACCCGAAGAAAAACCGCTCAATACCTCCGCTTGACCACGAGCGTGTCTACAGGCTGTGCCAGGAGTTCCCGCAACTTAACTTCACGCTCAACGGGGGCGTCAAGTCGCTTAACGAGGTCAAGGAAGCGCTAGGCAGAGGCGCATACGGCGTCATGATCGGCCGGATGGCCTACGACAACCCCTGCGAACTGGCCAGGGTGGACACGGACATCTACGGCGAAGCCGAGAATCCCGCCACCTGCAAAACACGCCGGGCGCTCCTGGAGGCGTACGCGGACTTCGTGGACGCCACCGCTGACAGAAACGCGGATATGCACGTCTGCATGATCGTCAAGCCCATACTGGGCACC
It includes:
- a CDS encoding dihydrouridine synthase (Dus) domain containing protein, putative gives rise to the protein MAASPSLSEGDARMRSELPAAVAADPRPWLQGEARRGAKHQRPLVQIAPMLDVTYFEFRQFMRLITKRAQLWSEMMPDMTVIHGERKTVDDMLHCGANEPPVVLQLGGNNAETLKEAAAIAVPYGYDEVNLNAGCPSARVSGKGCFGAALMNDARLVRDILCELRKAVTVPVTVKHRLGVDHKDSYEFLREFVTTVAESGCDHFIVHARKAWLNGINPKKNRSIPPLDHERVYRLCQEFPQLNFTLNGGVKSLNEVKEALGRGAYGVMIGRMAYDNPCELARVDTDIYGEAENPATCKTRRALLEAYADFVDATADRNADMHVCMIVKPILGTFYGEHGTRTFRQALSDMAAYEDLNFHKGKTKHAQYIHRAIEIMEVVNPDALDRNLH